In a single window of the Chloroflexota bacterium genome:
- the leuC gene encoding 3-isopropylmalate dehydratase large subunit, producing MANTLLDTVWDLHTVRRLPNGETQLFIGLHLVHEVTSPQAFQMLAERGLRVRYPERTFATVDHIIPTDAQQRPYADGMAEQMFAAIEENVRVNDLPFFDRATGRQGIVHVIGPELGLTQPGMTIACGDSHTSTHGAFGAVAFGVGTSQVRDVLATQCMSVAKPKLRRIEVNGRLSSGVFAKDVILHIIGSLGVQGGVGYAYEYGGAVLDAMSMDERMTICNMSIEGGARVGYVNPDATTEAYIEGREFAPAGDEFQRAATWWCSLASSPDANYDDVVTMDGADIAPMVTWGINPGQVTGVDDVVPSLETLDGPGRAAAAEALEHMSLEPGRSIAGIPIDVAFVGSCTNARLSDLHEAARVAQGGRVAEGVKALVVPGSQRIRAEAEAAGLHEIFQEAGFEWREAGCSMCLAMNPDKLQGDQVCASSSNRNFKGRQGSPTGRTLLMSPAMVAAAALAGEVADVRRMVAS from the coding sequence ATGGCCAACACCTTGCTCGACACTGTCTGGGATCTGCACACGGTGCGGCGCCTCCCCAACGGCGAAACTCAGCTCTTCATCGGCCTTCACCTTGTGCACGAGGTCACCAGCCCGCAGGCGTTCCAAATGCTTGCCGAGCGCGGTCTGCGCGTGCGCTATCCCGAGCGGACGTTCGCCACGGTGGATCACATCATCCCCACCGACGCGCAGCAGCGGCCCTACGCCGACGGCATGGCCGAGCAGATGTTCGCCGCCATCGAAGAGAACGTGCGGGTCAACGACCTGCCGTTCTTCGACCGGGCAACCGGTCGCCAGGGCATCGTGCATGTCATTGGACCCGAGCTTGGCCTCACCCAACCGGGCATGACCATTGCCTGCGGCGACAGCCACACCAGCACCCACGGCGCGTTCGGCGCGGTGGCGTTCGGCGTCGGTACCTCGCAGGTGCGCGACGTGCTGGCCACCCAGTGCATGTCGGTGGCCAAGCCCAAGCTGCGCCGCATTGAAGTCAATGGCCGGCTCAGCTCGGGCGTCTTCGCCAAGGACGTGATCCTGCACATCATCGGCAGCCTCGGCGTGCAGGGCGGCGTGGGCTATGCCTACGAATACGGCGGCGCGGTCCTCGACGCCATGTCCATGGACGAGCGCATGACGATCTGCAACATGTCCATCGAAGGCGGCGCGCGTGTGGGCTACGTCAACCCCGACGCCACCACCGAGGCCTACATCGAGGGCCGCGAGTTCGCGCCGGCCGGCGACGAGTTCCAGCGCGCGGCCACGTGGTGGTGCTCGCTCGCCTCGAGTCCCGACGCAAATTATGACGATGTCGTGACGATGGACGGCGCCGACATTGCTCCCATGGTCACCTGGGGCATCAACCCGGGCCAGGTCACGGGCGTCGACGACGTGGTGCCGTCGCTCGAAACGCTCGATGGACCCGGGCGAGCCGCCGCCGCGGAGGCCCTGGAGCACATGTCCCTCGAGCCCGGACGCTCCATAGCCGGCATTCCCATCGACGTGGCGTTCGTTGGGTCGTGCACCAACGCCCGGCTCAGCGACCTCCACGAGGCCGCGCGCGTGGCCCAGGGCGGGCGCGTGGCCGAAGGCGTCAAGGCGCTGGTCGTGCCCGGTTCGCAGCGCATTCGCGCCGAGGCCGAGGCCGCCGGCTTGCACGAAATCTTCCAGGAGGCCGGCTTCGAATGGCGCGAAGCCGGCTGCTCTATGTGCCTGGCCATGAACCCCGACAAGTTGCAGGGCGACCAGGTTTGCGCCTCGTCCAGCAACCGCAACTTCAAGGGCCGTCAGGGCAGCCCCACGGGCCGCACGCTCCTCATGAGCCCGGCCATGGTCGCCGCCGCGGCGCTCGCCGGCGAGGTTGCCGACGTGCGGCGGATGGTTGCGTCATGA
- a CDS encoding 2-isopropylmalate synthase — MRHIRIFDTTLRDGEQAAGGALTIDEKLEIGRQLARLNVDVIEAGFPHTSPGDFRAVNLLAQELRDVEIAALSGFKREQIDSTWRALEPAANPLLHIVISTSDIHLRHQLRARREHVLDLTQDAVAYARQFTSHIEFSAMDATRSDLDYVCRIFAAAIEAGATVVNFPDTVGYAQPDEFGRMVAYVTENTPGIDDVVLSVHCHDDLGQSVANSLAAVRAGARQVECTINGVGERAGNAALEEITMALRTRREYFQADTRLDTKELSRTSRLVSNFMGMLVPPNKAIIGGNAFAHASGLHQDGMLKERTTFEIMHPADVGVSDSSIVLGKTSGRHAVRDRLKSMGYALDEDEFMEVFRAFKDIADRKKQVTDRDLEAIAQQRQRQAFHQAFVLQHVQVSAGTGSMPTATVRLLSDDGTEFSDAAIGDGPVHAIYQAINRIVGVPNRLIEFSVNAVTSGIDAIGEVTIRIEADAKVFNGHGADTDILVASAQAYINALNRMLAGLGKDWSATPEAQAIVHAPPSEG, encoded by the coding sequence ATGCGACACATCCGAATATTTGACACGACGCTGCGCGACGGCGAGCAAGCTGCCGGCGGCGCGCTGACAATCGACGAAAAACTGGAGATTGGCCGGCAGCTCGCGCGACTGAACGTCGACGTCATCGAGGCTGGGTTTCCCCACACCTCGCCTGGCGACTTCAGGGCCGTCAATCTGCTGGCGCAGGAGTTGCGCGACGTCGAAATTGCCGCCCTGAGCGGATTCAAGCGCGAGCAGATCGACAGCACCTGGCGGGCGCTGGAGCCGGCTGCCAATCCGCTGCTGCACATCGTGATCTCGACCTCCGATATTCACCTGCGGCACCAATTGCGCGCCCGGCGCGAGCACGTGCTCGATCTGACGCAGGACGCCGTGGCCTATGCGCGGCAGTTCACCTCGCACATCGAGTTCTCGGCCATGGACGCCACGCGTTCGGACCTGGACTACGTCTGCCGCATCTTTGCCGCGGCCATCGAAGCCGGCGCCACGGTCGTCAACTTCCCCGACACGGTCGGCTACGCCCAGCCCGACGAGTTCGGCCGCATGGTGGCCTACGTCACCGAGAACACGCCGGGAATCGACGACGTGGTGCTCTCGGTGCACTGCCACGACGATCTGGGCCAATCGGTCGCCAACTCGCTCGCGGCGGTTCGGGCCGGCGCCCGGCAGGTCGAGTGCACCATCAACGGCGTCGGCGAGCGCGCCGGCAACGCGGCCCTGGAAGAGATCACCATGGCGCTGCGCACGCGGCGGGAGTACTTCCAGGCCGATACGCGCCTGGACACCAAAGAGCTCTCGCGCACCAGTCGCCTCGTGTCCAACTTCATGGGCATGCTGGTGCCGCCCAACAAGGCCATCATCGGCGGCAACGCCTTCGCGCACGCCTCCGGCCTTCACCAGGACGGCATGCTGAAGGAACGCACGACCTTCGAGATCATGCATCCCGCCGATGTGGGCGTGAGCGACAGCAGCATCGTCCTGGGCAAGACTTCGGGCCGGCACGCGGTGCGCGACCGCCTGAAGTCCATGGGCTATGCCTTGGATGAGGACGAGTTCATGGAAGTGTTCCGCGCCTTCAAGGACATCGCCGACCGCAAGAAGCAGGTCACCGACCGCGATCTCGAGGCCATCGCGCAGCAACGGCAACGCCAGGCGTTCCACCAGGCCTTCGTCTTGCAGCACGTCCAGGTCAGCGCGGGAACCGGCTCCATGCCCACGGCCACCGTGCGGCTGCTGTCGGACGACGGCACCGAGTTCTCGGATGCGGCCATCGGCGACGGTCCGGTGCATGCGATCTACCAGGCCATCAACCGCATCGTCGGCGTGCCAAACCGTCTCATCGAGTTCTCCGTCAATGCCGTCACCAGCGGCATTGACGCCATCGGCGAGGTGACGATTCGCATCGAAGCCGACGCCAAGGTCTTCAACGGCCACGGCGCCGACACGGACATCCTGGTCGCGAGCGCGCAGGCCTATATCAACGCGCTCAACCGGATGCTGGCCGGATTGGGCAAGGACTGGTCGGCCACGCCCGAGGCGCAGGCCATCGTGCACGCGCCGCCGAGCGAAGGCTAG